Proteins encoded in a region of the Mycolicibacterium chitae genome:
- a CDS encoding DUF2786 domain-containing protein: MTDDKMLARIAALLRQAEGTDNTHEAEAFMAAAQRLATATSIDLAVARSHTAKREAAQTPTQRTITIGEAGTKGLRTYVQLFALIAAANDVRCDVASNSAYVYAYGFAEDLDATHALYASLVVQMVRTCDAYLATGAHRPTPTITARLNFQLAFGARIGQRLAQAREEAQREAARDERQAPGTAIALRNKEIELKDHYRATSKARGTWQASRASAGYSSAARRAGDRAGKHARLGASPELPGARTKLQR; this comes from the coding sequence ATGACCGACGACAAGATGCTCGCCCGCATTGCCGCGCTGCTGCGCCAGGCCGAGGGCACCGACAACACCCACGAGGCCGAGGCGTTCATGGCCGCCGCGCAGCGGCTGGCCACCGCCACCTCGATCGACCTGGCCGTCGCGCGTTCGCACACCGCCAAACGCGAAGCGGCGCAGACCCCGACGCAGCGCACCATCACCATCGGCGAGGCCGGCACCAAGGGGCTGCGGACCTATGTGCAGCTGTTCGCGCTGATCGCCGCGGCCAACGACGTGCGCTGCGACGTGGCCTCGAACTCGGCCTACGTCTATGCCTACGGGTTCGCCGAGGATCTCGACGCCACTCACGCCCTGTACGCGAGCCTGGTGGTGCAGATGGTCCGGACCTGCGACGCCTACCTGGCCACCGGCGCGCACCGGCCGACGCCGACCATCACCGCCCGGCTGAACTTCCAGCTGGCCTTCGGGGCGCGCATCGGGCAGCGGCTCGCGCAGGCCCGCGAAGAGGCCCAGCGCGAGGCGGCCCGCGACGAGCGGCAGGCCCCCGGGACGGCGATCGCCCTGCGCAACAAGGAGATCGAGCTCAAGGACCACTACCGCGCCACGTCCAAGGCACGGGGCACCTGGCAGGCGTCGCGGGCCTCGGCGGGGTACTCGTCGGCGGCGCGCCGCGCCGGGGACCGCGCGGGCAAGCACGCCCGGCTGGGTGCGAGTCCCGAGTTGCCGGGCGCGCGGACCAAACTGCAGCGCTGA
- the ilvD gene encoding dihydroxy-acid dehydratase, with translation MPSDAQPDIKPRSRDVTDGLEKAAARGMLRAVGMGDDDWVKPQIGVASSWNEITPCNLSLDRLAKVVKEGVHEAGGYPMEFGTISVSDGISMGHEGMHFSLVSREIIADSVETVMQAERLDGSVLLAGCDKSLPGMLMAAARLDLASVFLYAGSIMPGRAKLSDGSEKDVTIIDAFEAVGACSRGLMSREDVDAIERAICPGEGACGGMYTANTMASAAEALGMSLPGSAAPPAPDRRRDGFAKQSGIAVVELLRRGITARDILTKEAFENAIAVVMAFGGSTNAVLHLLAIAYEAGVKLTLEDFTRVGNKVPHLADVKPFGAYVMNDVDKIGGVPVVMKALLDAGLLHGDCLTVTGKTMAENLAHIAPPDPDGKVLRALAEPIHPTGGITILHGSLAPEGAVVKSAGFDSDVFEGTARVFERERAALDALEDGTITAGDVVVIRYEGPKGGPGMREMLAITGAIKGAGLGKDVLLMTDGRFSGGTTGLCVGHVAPEAVDGGPIAFLRDGDRIRLDVGQGTLDVLVDADEFSSRKGDFEPLPPRYTTGVLAKYTKLVGSAAVGAVCT, from the coding sequence ATGCCCTCAGATGCCCAGCCTGACATCAAGCCCAGAAGTCGCGACGTCACCGATGGCCTGGAGAAGGCCGCCGCCCGCGGGATGCTGCGCGCGGTAGGCATGGGTGACGACGACTGGGTCAAGCCGCAGATCGGCGTCGCGTCGTCGTGGAACGAGATCACGCCGTGCAACCTGTCGCTGGACCGCCTGGCCAAGGTGGTCAAGGAGGGCGTGCACGAGGCCGGCGGCTACCCCATGGAGTTCGGCACCATCTCGGTGTCCGACGGCATCTCCATGGGCCACGAGGGGATGCACTTCTCCCTGGTCAGCCGCGAGATCATCGCCGACTCGGTGGAGACGGTCATGCAGGCCGAACGCCTGGACGGTTCGGTGCTGCTGGCCGGCTGCGACAAGTCGCTGCCCGGGATGCTGATGGCCGCCGCCCGGCTAGACCTGGCGAGTGTGTTCCTCTACGCCGGCTCGATCATGCCGGGCCGCGCCAAGCTGTCCGACGGCAGCGAGAAGGACGTCACGATCATCGACGCCTTCGAGGCCGTCGGCGCGTGCTCGCGCGGGTTGATGAGCCGCGAGGACGTCGACGCCATCGAGCGCGCGATCTGCCCCGGCGAGGGCGCCTGCGGCGGCATGTACACCGCCAACACCATGGCCAGCGCCGCCGAGGCGCTCGGCATGTCGCTGCCCGGGTCGGCCGCGCCGCCGGCCCCCGACCGGCGTCGGGACGGCTTCGCCAAGCAGAGCGGGATCGCCGTCGTCGAGTTGTTGCGCCGCGGCATCACCGCCCGCGACATCCTGACCAAGGAGGCCTTCGAGAACGCGATCGCGGTGGTGATGGCGTTCGGCGGTTCCACCAACGCGGTGCTGCACCTGCTGGCCATCGCCTACGAGGCCGGGGTGAAGCTGACGCTGGAGGACTTCACCCGGGTGGGCAACAAGGTGCCGCACCTGGCCGACGTGAAGCCGTTCGGCGCGTACGTGATGAACGACGTCGACAAGATCGGCGGCGTGCCGGTGGTGATGAAGGCGCTGCTGGATGCGGGCCTGCTGCACGGCGATTGCCTGACCGTCACCGGGAAGACCATGGCCGAGAACCTCGCCCACATCGCGCCGCCGGATCCCGACGGCAAGGTGCTGCGCGCGCTGGCCGAGCCCATCCACCCGACCGGCGGCATCACGATCCTGCACGGGTCGCTGGCGCCGGAGGGCGCGGTGGTCAAGTCGGCCGGCTTCGACTCCGACGTGTTCGAGGGCACCGCAAGGGTTTTCGAGCGTGAGCGCGCCGCGCTGGATGCGCTCGAGGACGGCACCATCACCGCCGGCGACGTGGTCGTCATCCGCTACGAGGGCCCCAAGGGCGGGCCGGGCATGCGCGAGATGCTGGCCATCACCGGTGCCATCAAGGGCGCCGGGTTGGGCAAGGACGTGCTGCTGATGACCGACGGCCGGTTCTCCGGCGGGACCACCGGTCTGTGCGTGGGCCACGTGGCGCCCGAGGCCGTCGACGGCGGGCCGATCGCGTTCCTGCGCGACGGCGACCGGATCCGTCTCGACGTCGGCCAGGGCACCCTGGACGTGCTGGTCGACGCCGACGAGTTCTCCTCCCGCAAGGGCGATTTCGAGCCGCTGCCGCCGCGCTACACCACCGGTGTGCTGGCCAAGTACACCAAGCTGGTGGGCTCGGCCGCCGTGGGCGCGGTCTGCACGTAG
- a CDS encoding O-methyltransferase produces the protein MNTPTPQEVDELLNRVVLGEDPALAAALADSTAAGLPSIEVTPQAAKFLGLLVRMSGARRVLEIGTLGGYSAICLARAVGPEGSVVTLEYEPRHAEVAAANLARAGMADRVEIVVGAALDTLPTLSGKFDFVFIDADKENNLAYLQWALDLGRPGTVIVVDNVIRNGRILDPAADDAQARAVRETLEEIGRHPRLDAAALQTVGGKGWDGFAIALVR, from the coding sequence GTGAACACACCGACCCCGCAAGAAGTCGACGAACTGCTGAACCGGGTGGTCCTCGGCGAGGATCCGGCGCTGGCGGCCGCGCTGGCCGACAGCACCGCCGCCGGCCTGCCCAGCATCGAGGTCACCCCGCAGGCCGCGAAGTTCCTCGGCCTGCTGGTGCGCATGTCGGGCGCGCGCCGCGTGCTCGAGATCGGCACCCTGGGCGGGTACAGCGCCATCTGCCTGGCCCGTGCGGTCGGGCCCGAGGGCAGCGTCGTCACCCTCGAGTACGAACCACGGCACGCCGAGGTGGCCGCGGCCAACCTGGCGCGCGCCGGGATGGCCGACCGGGTGGAGATCGTGGTCGGCGCGGCCCTGGACACGCTGCCGACGCTGTCGGGCAAGTTCGACTTCGTGTTCATCGACGCCGACAAGGAGAACAACCTCGCCTACCTGCAGTGGGCGCTGGACCTCGGCCGGCCGGGCACCGTGATCGTCGTCGACAACGTCATCCGCAACGGTCGCATCCTGGACCCCGCCGCCGACGACGCGCAGGCGCGCGCGGTGCGCGAGACGCTGGAGGAGATCGGCCGGCATCCGCGGTTGGACGCCGCAGCCCTGCAGACCGTCGGGGGCAAGGGCTGGGACGGGTTCGCCATCGCGCTGGTTCGCTGA
- a CDS encoding NADP-dependent oxidoreductase, whose product MTKTVVAERYGGPEVLAIHDIPLPTVGPGQVVVDVRAAGTNPVDYKLYSGQMGDDPDALPMPVGMEAAGVIVEAPARAEGYTGPLKTGDAVIVTNVRSAYADKLVAKAADVGHKPATLTFEEAAGLLLTGGTAWHLLTKTGVGTNDTVLIHGAGGGVGLMAVQLATARGARVIGTASAGRHDQLRHYGAEPVEYGPGLIERLRALDTPIDAALDLVGTDEALDTSVELVADRARIATIAGFARAGELGIAALSGADDGRAIRDASRPELIRLAASGQLRVTVDKVFGLAEAAEAHRYLQTGHARGKVVLVP is encoded by the coding sequence ATGACCAAGACCGTCGTCGCCGAACGTTACGGCGGACCGGAAGTTCTTGCCATCCACGACATCCCGTTACCGACGGTCGGCCCAGGTCAGGTGGTCGTCGACGTCCGGGCCGCGGGGACCAACCCCGTCGACTACAAGCTGTACAGCGGGCAGATGGGCGACGACCCGGACGCGCTGCCCATGCCGGTGGGCATGGAAGCCGCCGGCGTCATCGTCGAGGCGCCCGCGCGCGCCGAGGGATACACCGGTCCGCTGAAGACCGGTGACGCGGTGATCGTCACCAACGTCCGCAGCGCGTACGCGGACAAGCTGGTCGCCAAGGCCGCCGACGTCGGGCACAAGCCGGCCACGCTGACGTTCGAGGAGGCCGCGGGCCTGCTGCTCACCGGCGGCACCGCCTGGCACCTGTTGACGAAAACCGGGGTGGGGACAAACGACACCGTGCTCATCCACGGCGCCGGCGGCGGGGTGGGCCTGATGGCCGTGCAGCTGGCCACCGCCCGCGGGGCGCGGGTGATCGGCACGGCCAGCGCCGGGCGGCACGATCAACTGCGGCACTACGGGGCCGAACCCGTCGAATACGGCCCGGGGCTGATCGAGCGGCTGCGCGCGCTGGACACCCCGATCGATGCGGCGTTGGACCTGGTCGGCACCGACGAAGCGCTGGACACGTCGGTGGAACTGGTCGCCGACCGCGCCCGGATCGCGACCATCGCGGGGTTCGCGCGGGCCGGTGAACTCGGCATCGCGGCGCTGTCCGGGGCCGACGACGGGCGGGCCATTCGCGACGCGTCGCGGCCCGAATTGATCCGGTTGGCGGCCTCCGGGCAGCTGCGGGTGACCGTCGACAAGGTCTTCGGGCTGGCCGAGGCGGCCGAGGCGCACCGCTATCTGCAGACCGGGCACGCGCGCGGAAAAGTCGTACTGGTTCCATAG
- a CDS encoding TIGR04338 family metallohydrolase: MARDAQRSKVYAAEQFVRTMFDRAAQHHSRAIDFFGTPLTLPPEARFSSVDSVQRYVDDVLAMPAVRDRWGPVAALAVRARRGSTAAHYEISDGAATIAVPEQTSRWALRELVLLHEISHHLSTAEPAHGPEFTATFVALAEVVMGPEVGHVLRVVYAKEGVR, encoded by the coding sequence ATGGCGCGCGACGCTCAGCGGTCCAAGGTCTATGCGGCCGAACAGTTCGTGCGCACCATGTTCGACCGTGCGGCGCAACATCATTCGCGGGCCATCGACTTCTTCGGCACACCGCTGACGCTGCCGCCCGAGGCCCGGTTCAGCTCGGTGGACTCGGTCCAGCGCTATGTCGACGACGTGCTGGCCATGCCGGCGGTGCGGGACCGCTGGGGACCCGTCGCGGCGCTGGCGGTGCGGGCCCGGCGGGGCAGCACCGCGGCCCACTACGAGATCAGCGACGGGGCGGCCACCATCGCCGTCCCCGAGCAAACATCGCGCTGGGCGCTGCGCGAACTGGTGCTGCTGCACGAGATCTCCCACCACCTCAGCACGGCCGAACCCGCGCACGGCCCCGAGTTCACCGCGACGTTCGTCGCGTTGGCCGAGGTGGTGATGGGTCCGGAGGTGGGGCACGTGTTGCGGGTGGTCTATGCCAAGGAAGGGGTGCGTTAA
- a CDS encoding DUF305 domain-containing protein, which yields MTRTRLFAVLAALATAIFMTACSNSSDTATDNGHADHAQTEETITVTGEPAGFNSEDIAFATNMIPHHEQALELSALVPERSTDPELLALADQIAGAQEPEINTMKAFLVQWKENPEDSHDGHGDDSGHVDHSQMAGMVDEATMTKLEGLSGPEFDTLWLESMIAHHEGAVEMAEDELAGGANVDAKALAQTIIDAQQAEIAQMQAMLDGS from the coding sequence ATGACCCGCACCCGTCTTTTCGCCGTCTTGGCGGCCCTCGCGACCGCCATCTTCATGACCGCGTGTAGCAATTCCTCCGACACCGCGACCGACAACGGTCACGCCGACCACGCGCAGACCGAGGAGACGATCACCGTCACCGGCGAGCCCGCCGGCTTCAACTCCGAAGATATTGCCTTCGCCACCAACATGATTCCGCACCACGAGCAGGCGCTGGAGCTGTCGGCGCTGGTGCCCGAGCGCAGCACCGACCCCGAACTGCTCGCGCTGGCCGACCAGATCGCCGGCGCGCAGGAACCCGAGATCAACACCATGAAGGCGTTCCTGGTGCAGTGGAAGGAGAACCCCGAGGACTCCCATGACGGGCATGGGGACGACTCCGGGCACGTCGACCACTCCCAGATGGCCGGCATGGTCGACGAGGCCACCATGACCAAGTTGGAGGGCCTCAGCGGCCCCGAGTTCGACACGCTGTGGCTGGAGTCGATGATCGCCCACCACGAGGGTGCCGTCGAGATGGCCGAGGACGAACTGGCCGGCGGCGCCAACGTGGACGCCAAGGCGCTGGCGCAGACCATCATCGACGCCCAGCAGGCCGAGATCGCCCAGATGCAAGCGATGCTGGACGGATCATGA